The Anoplolepis gracilipes chromosome 14, ASM4749672v1, whole genome shotgun sequence genome includes a window with the following:
- the LOC140673324 gene encoding uncharacterized protein isoform X2, producing MLFLVLMSMIARNVDSTDPDITTAWNIQKFSNEPRIYFEKIGKVNQVESAWKMVIKLDITALSHRHQQLQGYMAQTRALYYDKPLEEDMKDTCDTLLQLTEKDNEQVTTLLTRIETIYQTSEKPRRGLIDGLGTIAKTLFGTMDADDERIIKEQMNFLQRKQQTLQHVMKNQIKVLNATIAHVDYLEKVIQGNEDRFLNITEKMRQSWLQMEKGYGYREELDEHFIVLNAIIEDLMNDMMDIITHLQDVKKGIVNIRLVPIEEVISNLREIVSQIPQGTRFPFQIA from the exons ATGCTCTTCTTGGTATTAAT GAGTATGATAGCTAGAAATGTGGATAGCACGGATCCAGACATTACGACAGCATGGAACATCCAAAAATTCTCAAACGAGCCAaggatttattttgaaaaaattgggAAAGTAAATCAAGTCGAATCAGCGTGGAAAatggtaataaaattagacatTACGGCGTTGAGTCATCGACATCAGCAATTGCAAGGATATATGGCGCAGACCAGGGCATTGTATTACGATAAACCTTTAGAAGAAGATATGAAGGATACTTGCGATACTCTTTTACAGCTAACAGAAAAAGATAACGAACAAGTAACGACATTATTAACTCGAATCGAAACCATTTACCAGACATCGGAAAAACCACGTAGAGGATTAATCGATGGATTAGGAACAATAGCAAAAACGTTATTCGGAACAATGGACGCCGATGATGAAAGAATAATCAAAGAACAAATGAACTTTCTACAAAGAAAACAACAGACGCTACAGCATGTTATGAAGAATCAGATCAAAGTATTAAACGCCACAATAGCACATGTGGATTATCTGGAAAAAGTTATTCAAGGAAACGAAGACAGATTTCTCAacataacagaaaaaatgaGGCAGAGCTGGTTACAAATGGAAAAAGGTTACGGATATAGAGAAGAGCTAGACGAGCATTTTATTGTACTAAACGCAATTATAGAAGACTTAATGAACGATATGATGGACATTATCACACATCTACAAGACGTGAAAAAGGGAATAGTCAATATAAGATTGGTGCCAATTGAAGAAGTAATAAGTAATCTCAGGGAAATAGTGTCGCAAATACCACAAGGAACGCGTTTTCCATTTCAAATAGCATAA
- the LOC140673324 gene encoding uncharacterized protein isoform X1: MLHYIIQRYSYYRSMIARNVDSTDPDITTAWNIQKFSNEPRIYFEKIGKVNQVESAWKMVIKLDITALSHRHQQLQGYMAQTRALYYDKPLEEDMKDTCDTLLQLTEKDNEQVTTLLTRIETIYQTSEKPRRGLIDGLGTIAKTLFGTMDADDERIIKEQMNFLQRKQQTLQHVMKNQIKVLNATIAHVDYLEKVIQGNEDRFLNITEKMRQSWLQMEKGYGYREELDEHFIVLNAIIEDLMNDMMDIITHLQDVKKGIVNIRLVPIEEVISNLREIVSQIPQGTRFPFQIA, encoded by the coding sequence ATGctgcattatataatacaaagatattCATATTACAGGAGTATGATAGCTAGAAATGTGGATAGCACGGATCCAGACATTACGACAGCATGGAACATCCAAAAATTCTCAAACGAGCCAaggatttattttgaaaaaattgggAAAGTAAATCAAGTCGAATCAGCGTGGAAAatggtaataaaattagacatTACGGCGTTGAGTCATCGACATCAGCAATTGCAAGGATATATGGCGCAGACCAGGGCATTGTATTACGATAAACCTTTAGAAGAAGATATGAAGGATACTTGCGATACTCTTTTACAGCTAACAGAAAAAGATAACGAACAAGTAACGACATTATTAACTCGAATCGAAACCATTTACCAGACATCGGAAAAACCACGTAGAGGATTAATCGATGGATTAGGAACAATAGCAAAAACGTTATTCGGAACAATGGACGCCGATGATGAAAGAATAATCAAAGAACAAATGAACTTTCTACAAAGAAAACAACAGACGCTACAGCATGTTATGAAGAATCAGATCAAAGTATTAAACGCCACAATAGCACATGTGGATTATCTGGAAAAAGTTATTCAAGGAAACGAAGACAGATTTCTCAacataacagaaaaaatgaGGCAGAGCTGGTTACAAATGGAAAAAGGTTACGGATATAGAGAAGAGCTAGACGAGCATTTTATTGTACTAAACGCAATTATAGAAGACTTAATGAACGATATGATGGACATTATCACACATCTACAAGACGTGAAAAAGGGAATAGTCAATATAAGATTGGTGCCAATTGAAGAAGTAATAAGTAATCTCAGGGAAATAGTGTCGCAAATACCACAAGGAACGCGTTTTCCATTTCAAATAGCATAA
- the LOC140673328 gene encoding cytochrome P450 4C1-like, giving the protein MKALQNLPYLERCLKESLRLYPTAFFRLRNAAEDVKLQSYVVPTGTILFLNIMGVHRDPNFWPNPEVFDPDRFLPEKIQNRHPYSYIPFSVGPRNCIGQKFALLKLKAIIVSLVHNFYLEPVDYLKNMQLKADLLLCPSRPFYMKFIPINHK; this is encoded by the exons ATGAAGGCGTTGCAAAATTTACCATATTTAGAGAGATGTTTAAAGGAATCCCTACGTTTGTATCCTACCGCATTTTTCAGATTACGAAACGCTGCGGAGGAtgtaaaattac AGTCATATGTAGTGCCTACTGGAACaatcttatttcttaatatcatGGGAGTGCATAGAGACCCTAATTTTTGGCCAAATCCAGAAGTATTCGATCCGGATAGATTTTTGCCAGAAAAGATACAGAATCGTCATCCATATTCCTATATACCGTTCAGCGTAGGACCGAGGAATTGCATAG GTCAAAAATTCGCTCTGCTGAAGTTGAAGGCTATAATAGTATCTTTGGtgcacaatttttacttggaacccgtagattatttaaaaaatatgcagttAAAGGCCGATTTATTACTTTGTCCTTCCCGTccgttttatatgaaattcatcccaattaatcacaaatag
- the LOC140673060 gene encoding cytochrome P450 4C1-like isoform X2: protein MFITILLLFMFILLVCNYYVHHRRNGRLINLIPGPPGLPILGNVLQVQVSAEELIKLLWNWADYYYPIAKGWVFFIPAVSIRHPDDLETILSSTKHIEKSRVYDSLLPWLGTGLLTSTGTKWQTRRKILTPTFHFNILNQFVDILIKESNCMTKSLKDAGGIVVKDLSSFVSEHTLNAICETAMGISLQNLGEAQQQYRNAIHNISELIIYRPWFYNNLLFSLSPQGRKQKKILKILHGFTEKVIAERKLYHERTNGRYLKNLESDKEIDDVEVFGIKKKRLAMLDLLIAASGEGLLTDLDIREEVDTFMFEGYDTTARNMMFALLLLAEHKDIQERVRVEVNTVMQENGGKLTMKALQNLLYLERCLKEALRLYPSVFFIFRKAAEDVKLLRFSESYVIPAGTVVHLHIYGIHRDPNFWPNPEEFDPDRFLPERIQNRHPYSYIPFSAGPRNCIGQRFALLELKATIASLVHNFYLEPVNYLKNMQFKVDLLLCPSRPIYMKFIPINHK from the exons ATGTTTATCaccatattgttattatttatgtttattttactggtgtgtaattattatgtgCATCATAGAAGAAATGGACGACTTATTAATCTCATACCGGGACCACCAGGCCTTCCGATACTTGGCAATGTATTGCAAGTCCAAGTTTCAGCAG aagagCTAATAAAACTGTTATGGAATTGGGCTGATTACTATTATCCCATTGCGAAAGGCTGGGTTTTCTTCATACCTGCTGTGTCTATCCGTCATCCAGATGATCTGGag ACAATACTAAGTAGCACCAAGCACATTGAGAAAAGTCGTGTGTATGATTCGTTACTTCCTTGGTTGGGCACGGGTCTTCTTACCAGCACAG GCACTAAGTGGCAAACACGACGAAAGATATTAACTCCTACATTTcacttcaatatattaaatcagtTTGTGGATATCTTGATCAAAGAAAGCAATTGCATGACAAAATCGTTGAAGGATGCTGGAGGAATAgttgtaaaagatttatcatcATTTGTTAGCGAGCATACATTAAATGCGATATGCG AAACTGCCATGGGCATCTCTCTGCAAAACCTTGGCGAAGCCCAGCAACAGTATCGAAATGCGATTCACAATATTAGCGAACTGATAATTTATAG GCCTTGGTTCTATAACAATTTGTTATTCTCGTTATCGCCACAAGgaagaaagcaaaaaaaaatcttgaaaatattgcatGGATTCACGGAAAAA GTCATAGcggaaagaaaactttatcatGAACGCACCAATGGTCGGTATTTGAAAAACCTTGAAAGTGATAAAGAGATAGATGATGTTGAAGTGTTTGGAA ttaaaaaaaagcgGCTGGCTATGTTGGACCTTTTAATAGCGGCATCTGGAGAAGGTTTATTAACTGATTTGGACATTAGAGAAGAAGTCGATACTTTTATGTTTGAA GGTTACGATACTACAGCGAGGAATATGATGTTTGCTTTATTACTATTAGCTGAACACAAAGATATTCAG GAACGTGTAAGGGTTGAAGTCAATACCGTGATGCAAGAGAACGGAGGAAAACTAACGATGAAAgcgttgcaaaatttattatacttagaGAGATGTTTAAAGGAAGCGCTACGTTTGTATCCCAGTgtgtttttcatatttcgaaAAGCTGCCGAAGATGTAAAATTAC TACGCTTTTCAGAATCATATGTCATACCTGCTGGAACAGTCGTACATCTTCATATCTACGGAATTCACAGAGATCCCAATTTTTGGCCAAATCCAGAAGAATTCGATCCAGATAGATTTTTGCCCGAGAGAATACAGAATCGTCATCCATATTCCTACATACCGTTCAGCGCAGGACCCAGGAATTGTATAG GTCAACGATTCGCTCTGCTCGAGTTGAAGGCTACAATAGCATCTTTGGtgcacaatttttacttggaaccagtaaattatttaaaaaatatgcagttTAAGGTCGATTTACTTCTTTGTCCTTCGCGTCcgatttatatgaaattcatcccaattaatcacaaatag
- the LOC140673060 gene encoding cytochrome P450 4C1-like isoform X1 has protein sequence MFITILLLFMFILLVCNYYVHHRRNGRLINLIPGPPGLPILGNVLQVQVSAEELIKLLWNWADYYYPIAKGWVFFIPAVSIRHPDDLETILSSTKHIEKSRVYDSLLPWLGTGLLTSTGTKWQTRRKILTPTFHFNILNQFVDILIKESNCMTKSLKDAGGIVVKDLSSFVSEHTLNAICETAMGISLQNLGEAQQQYRNAIHNISELIIYRTFRPWFYNNLLFSLSPQGRKQKKILKILHGFTEKVIAERKLYHERTNGRYLKNLESDKEIDDVEVFGIKKKRLAMLDLLIAASGEGLLTDLDIREEVDTFMFEGYDTTARNMMFALLLLAEHKDIQERVRVEVNTVMQENGGKLTMKALQNLLYLERCLKEALRLYPSVFFIFRKAAEDVKLLRFSESYVIPAGTVVHLHIYGIHRDPNFWPNPEEFDPDRFLPERIQNRHPYSYIPFSAGPRNCIGQRFALLELKATIASLVHNFYLEPVNYLKNMQFKVDLLLCPSRPIYMKFIPINHK, from the exons ATGTTTATCaccatattgttattatttatgtttattttactggtgtgtaattattatgtgCATCATAGAAGAAATGGACGACTTATTAATCTCATACCGGGACCACCAGGCCTTCCGATACTTGGCAATGTATTGCAAGTCCAAGTTTCAGCAG aagagCTAATAAAACTGTTATGGAATTGGGCTGATTACTATTATCCCATTGCGAAAGGCTGGGTTTTCTTCATACCTGCTGTGTCTATCCGTCATCCAGATGATCTGGag ACAATACTAAGTAGCACCAAGCACATTGAGAAAAGTCGTGTGTATGATTCGTTACTTCCTTGGTTGGGCACGGGTCTTCTTACCAGCACAG GCACTAAGTGGCAAACACGACGAAAGATATTAACTCCTACATTTcacttcaatatattaaatcagtTTGTGGATATCTTGATCAAAGAAAGCAATTGCATGACAAAATCGTTGAAGGATGCTGGAGGAATAgttgtaaaagatttatcatcATTTGTTAGCGAGCATACATTAAATGCGATATGCG AAACTGCCATGGGCATCTCTCTGCAAAACCTTGGCGAAGCCCAGCAACAGTATCGAAATGCGATTCACAATATTAGCGAACTGATAATTTATAG AACTTTTAGGCCTTGGTTCTATAACAATTTGTTATTCTCGTTATCGCCACAAGgaagaaagcaaaaaaaaatcttgaaaatattgcatGGATTCACGGAAAAA GTCATAGcggaaagaaaactttatcatGAACGCACCAATGGTCGGTATTTGAAAAACCTTGAAAGTGATAAAGAGATAGATGATGTTGAAGTGTTTGGAA ttaaaaaaaagcgGCTGGCTATGTTGGACCTTTTAATAGCGGCATCTGGAGAAGGTTTATTAACTGATTTGGACATTAGAGAAGAAGTCGATACTTTTATGTTTGAA GGTTACGATACTACAGCGAGGAATATGATGTTTGCTTTATTACTATTAGCTGAACACAAAGATATTCAG GAACGTGTAAGGGTTGAAGTCAATACCGTGATGCAAGAGAACGGAGGAAAACTAACGATGAAAgcgttgcaaaatttattatacttagaGAGATGTTTAAAGGAAGCGCTACGTTTGTATCCCAGTgtgtttttcatatttcgaaAAGCTGCCGAAGATGTAAAATTAC TACGCTTTTCAGAATCATATGTCATACCTGCTGGAACAGTCGTACATCTTCATATCTACGGAATTCACAGAGATCCCAATTTTTGGCCAAATCCAGAAGAATTCGATCCAGATAGATTTTTGCCCGAGAGAATACAGAATCGTCATCCATATTCCTACATACCGTTCAGCGCAGGACCCAGGAATTGTATAG GTCAACGATTCGCTCTGCTCGAGTTGAAGGCTACAATAGCATCTTTGGtgcacaatttttacttggaaccagtaaattatttaaaaaatatgcagttTAAGGTCGATTTACTTCTTTGTCCTTCGCGTCcgatttatatgaaattcatcccaattaatcacaaatag
- the LOC140673060 gene encoding cytochrome P450 4C1-like isoform X4, with protein sequence MFITILLLFMFILLVCNYYVHHRRNGRLINLIPGPPGLPILGNVLQVQVSAEELIKLLWNWADYYYPIAKGWVFFIPAVSIRHPDDLETILSSTKHIEKSRVYDSLLPWLGTGLLTSTGTKWQTRRKILTPTFHFNILNQFVDILIKESNCMTKSLKDAGGIVVKDLSSFVSEHTLNAICETAMGISLQNLGEAQQQYRNAIHNISELIIYRTFRPWFYNNLLFSLSPQGRKQKKILKILHGFTEKVIAERKLYHERTNGRYLKNLESDKEIDDVEVFGIKKKRLAMLDLLIAASGEGLLTDLDIREEVDTFMFEGYDTTARNMMFALLLLAEHKDIQNHMSYLLEQSYIFISTEFTEIPIFGQIQKNSIQIDFCPREYRIVIHIPTYRSAQDPGIV encoded by the exons ATGTTTATCaccatattgttattatttatgtttattttactggtgtgtaattattatgtgCATCATAGAAGAAATGGACGACTTATTAATCTCATACCGGGACCACCAGGCCTTCCGATACTTGGCAATGTATTGCAAGTCCAAGTTTCAGCAG aagagCTAATAAAACTGTTATGGAATTGGGCTGATTACTATTATCCCATTGCGAAAGGCTGGGTTTTCTTCATACCTGCTGTGTCTATCCGTCATCCAGATGATCTGGag ACAATACTAAGTAGCACCAAGCACATTGAGAAAAGTCGTGTGTATGATTCGTTACTTCCTTGGTTGGGCACGGGTCTTCTTACCAGCACAG GCACTAAGTGGCAAACACGACGAAAGATATTAACTCCTACATTTcacttcaatatattaaatcagtTTGTGGATATCTTGATCAAAGAAAGCAATTGCATGACAAAATCGTTGAAGGATGCTGGAGGAATAgttgtaaaagatttatcatcATTTGTTAGCGAGCATACATTAAATGCGATATGCG AAACTGCCATGGGCATCTCTCTGCAAAACCTTGGCGAAGCCCAGCAACAGTATCGAAATGCGATTCACAATATTAGCGAACTGATAATTTATAG AACTTTTAGGCCTTGGTTCTATAACAATTTGTTATTCTCGTTATCGCCACAAGgaagaaagcaaaaaaaaatcttgaaaatattgcatGGATTCACGGAAAAA GTCATAGcggaaagaaaactttatcatGAACGCACCAATGGTCGGTATTTGAAAAACCTTGAAAGTGATAAAGAGATAGATGATGTTGAAGTGTTTGGAA ttaaaaaaaagcgGCTGGCTATGTTGGACCTTTTAATAGCGGCATCTGGAGAAGGTTTATTAACTGATTTGGACATTAGAGAAGAAGTCGATACTTTTATGTTTGAA GGTTACGATACTACAGCGAGGAATATGATGTTTGCTTTATTACTATTAGCTGAACACAAAGATATTCAG AATCATATGTCATACCTGCTGGAACAGTCGTACATCTTCATATCTACGGAATTCACAGAGATCCCAATTTTTGGCCAAATCCAGAAGAATTCGATCCAGATAGATTTTTGCCCGAGAGAATACAGAATCGTCATCCATATTCCTACATACCGTTCAGCGCAGGACCCAGGAATTGTATAG
- the LOC140673060 gene encoding cytochrome P450 4C1-like isoform X3, protein MFITILLLFMFILLVCNYYVHHRRNGRLINLIPGPPGLPILGNVLQVQVSAEELIKLLWNWADYYYPIAKGWVFFIPAVSIRHPDDLETILSSTKHIEKSRVYDSLLPWLGTGLLTSTGTKWQTRRKILTPTFHFNILNQFVDILIKESNCMTKSLKDAGGIVVKDLSSFVSEHTLNAICETAMGISLQNLGEAQQQYRNAIHNISELIIYRTFRPWFYNNLLFSLSPQGRKQKKILKILHGFTEKVIAERKLYHERTNGRYLKNLESDKEIDDVEVFGIKKKRLAMLDLLIAASGEGLLTDLDIREEVDTFMFEGYDTTARNMMFALLLLAEHKDIQERVRVEVNTVMQENGGKLTMKALQNLLYLERCLKEALRLYPSVFFIFRKAAEDVKLQSYVIPAGTVVHLHIYGIHRDPNFWPNPEEFDPDRFLPERIQNRHPYSYIPFSAGPRNCIGQRFALLELKATIASLVHNFYLEPVNYLKNMQFKVDLLLCPSRPIYMKFIPINHK, encoded by the exons ATGTTTATCaccatattgttattatttatgtttattttactggtgtgtaattattatgtgCATCATAGAAGAAATGGACGACTTATTAATCTCATACCGGGACCACCAGGCCTTCCGATACTTGGCAATGTATTGCAAGTCCAAGTTTCAGCAG aagagCTAATAAAACTGTTATGGAATTGGGCTGATTACTATTATCCCATTGCGAAAGGCTGGGTTTTCTTCATACCTGCTGTGTCTATCCGTCATCCAGATGATCTGGag ACAATACTAAGTAGCACCAAGCACATTGAGAAAAGTCGTGTGTATGATTCGTTACTTCCTTGGTTGGGCACGGGTCTTCTTACCAGCACAG GCACTAAGTGGCAAACACGACGAAAGATATTAACTCCTACATTTcacttcaatatattaaatcagtTTGTGGATATCTTGATCAAAGAAAGCAATTGCATGACAAAATCGTTGAAGGATGCTGGAGGAATAgttgtaaaagatttatcatcATTTGTTAGCGAGCATACATTAAATGCGATATGCG AAACTGCCATGGGCATCTCTCTGCAAAACCTTGGCGAAGCCCAGCAACAGTATCGAAATGCGATTCACAATATTAGCGAACTGATAATTTATAG AACTTTTAGGCCTTGGTTCTATAACAATTTGTTATTCTCGTTATCGCCACAAGgaagaaagcaaaaaaaaatcttgaaaatattgcatGGATTCACGGAAAAA GTCATAGcggaaagaaaactttatcatGAACGCACCAATGGTCGGTATTTGAAAAACCTTGAAAGTGATAAAGAGATAGATGATGTTGAAGTGTTTGGAA ttaaaaaaaagcgGCTGGCTATGTTGGACCTTTTAATAGCGGCATCTGGAGAAGGTTTATTAACTGATTTGGACATTAGAGAAGAAGTCGATACTTTTATGTTTGAA GGTTACGATACTACAGCGAGGAATATGATGTTTGCTTTATTACTATTAGCTGAACACAAAGATATTCAG GAACGTGTAAGGGTTGAAGTCAATACCGTGATGCAAGAGAACGGAGGAAAACTAACGATGAAAgcgttgcaaaatttattatacttagaGAGATGTTTAAAGGAAGCGCTACGTTTGTATCCCAGTgtgtttttcatatttcgaaAAGCTGCCGAAGATGTAAAATTAC AATCATATGTCATACCTGCTGGAACAGTCGTACATCTTCATATCTACGGAATTCACAGAGATCCCAATTTTTGGCCAAATCCAGAAGAATTCGATCCAGATAGATTTTTGCCCGAGAGAATACAGAATCGTCATCCATATTCCTACATACCGTTCAGCGCAGGACCCAGGAATTGTATAG GTCAACGATTCGCTCTGCTCGAGTTGAAGGCTACAATAGCATCTTTGGtgcacaatttttacttggaaccagtaaattatttaaaaaatatgcagttTAAGGTCGATTTACTTCTTTGTCCTTCGCGTCcgatttatatgaaattcatcccaattaatcacaaatag